In the Glycine max cultivar Williams 82 chromosome 6, Glycine_max_v4.0, whole genome shotgun sequence genome, caTTTAACCTAATtctatcaatttattatttatgatgtaATTCATAATTTAGCTAtagatttaaattcaaattatttattatacaatgatgatattaaaattaaaatttataattttatgtaaattatttaaatctttCACAATGAATTCAATTCTCGTAGCTTAAATTCAATCTAATCTAATCAAGTTTATTAAAGTAGTTTGaattgaattaataatttttattttaaaaggaaataaatgaatttaaataaataactacaCAACTAATTTATTGAGagtatcttatttaatattttatccatTTGGTAGTTATTTATTacagtttaattattattttaagatgcaaaattatataacaaaagatGAGGGAAAAAAAGGAGTATTTACATGAATGAGATCAAGAAATTCAGATTGGACATGCTCTCAGTCTCAGATGAAGTGGCATTCAATGTTGACATGTTTCGAGTATTCATGTGAAGTGAGATTTGTTGGCCCAATTGTATGACTGATATTTACTATCACAAATTAAAAACCACAGGTGAGATAGTGTGTGGATGTCAAAAGTTCTTAAAATTATCTATTATCTATTATCAACGACAATTAATGAATGGTTAAAGTTGCTATATATAGAACAATATTGATCATCTCTTCTCTTTGGAGGAGGGGGCTACTGTTGGTTGCTTTCATTAATTCCATGAGGTAAATCAACCTACAATACATGAAAgcgggtttgggagttgtaaaCCCTATATCATGCATGAAGTAGTTGAGGCGTTCTAAGGTGAAGTAGTAAAATAAGAGATACACCGGTGAAGCATTAAAAAACGCCGttagatatatttaatataaaactaGACTGGGATTAAAGAAGGAAAACTGAATTAACCGGTATATTTGTAatacttatgttttttttaatattctttttccttttcgtcAACTCATCTCCACCAGCCCCAGCTCTTCTACAGTTGATTTCATCATCGTGAAACAAATAGCTTTCATAGGAAAGTAGATAAAGAAAACGGAAATAACAAAAGCCCCTAGCTTCCTTAATCACTTCACCAAATGAATTTCATGGTAAAATCATGTAGTACGCCCATTTGGAACAAACAATCACAACAACACATCAACATAGCTAATGTCATGAAATCCCCTTGGTCCATTCCTTTCGTCATCTATGTTCAAAGCCTTAGTAGGTCTTGGGGACGTTGAAGTGGGCCACCGCAAAGGAGGTCTTGGGGTTTTCGAAGCCTTTCTCTACGCTCTGAGCCGCTGGACTATTGGGGCGGTCTCAACCTCCCTGACATGCCGGACTGGAGATATTGTTACACGACCTTGTTTCAGATCTGAAAGTAAGAAACTGAGAGCATGAACCAGTGAGAGAATTgcccaaaaaaataaacttttaataatatatatatatatatatatatatatatatatatatatattattttttcttccgaTAGAAAACCTGCTACTACCCATCATTTTAATGCTACACGAGTGTAGCATGAATTTCCGAACTTCACCTTAGAACGCGTCCAAGTAGTTGCATGCATGGTGGTGTGGCATAGGAGGATATCCCTTTGGCAGACTTTGCTATTTCAAATCAGACCAGTTCTAGGGTGGGAAAGTTTTTATGGATCATTAGATCTTtctgtttttaaattaatgtttcaGATTCTttgtaatatttctttttattttctttttacccGAAGTACTCCTTATGAGAAGAGGAGGAAAAGGGTAATTGGGGAAagacaagaagaaaaggataaaaagaaagaattagCCATCAgattagaatataaaaaatccaACGGTTTAAAAAAACTTTCCTATGATGGAAAACATGTTAACTTTCCACCCTAGAATTATGATTGGTCTTCAAATTATCAAGAACTTCCCagattgaactttgaagtgactttccagcatattgCATGGAGAGAATAGGGAGTGTCAGTTTGACGGTAAATCATAGTTGGACCAATGTTGagctgaaaaatatcaaatatacaaCGTGATATTTATCAATCCTAATTATAACAAGTTTTTATTTCAAACTCATGGGTCTAGCCTGGTACAACTTTATTGGTCAACAGACTAaccataagtatttttttattaaataaataaaagttttatttcacGTATATGTATTGTGATGTTGGCCCCATGTGTGGGTTATTTAGGATGTGATCGACCTAGTTATTATTTTCaggttatttaataattttgaaagaaaaaaattacatatacatTAATAAGATTGTagatttttttcaagaaaaatgagaaataaaggAGAAATTAAGAAGTGTGATAAACGAGCAACATTTTGAGAATTATAATATTTAcgaaattttaagaatttaattattacaattaCGTATACCTAGTACATACCGTTGTTGTTATTAAAAAACCAACTTTTCTTTCAACTCAAAAATGACGTACCAATTCGCTTGATTGgtaagaaaacaaacataaggaaattTCAAATATATCCCACACAAACACTCTCACTCACCACAGAGAAAATCCAACGAaggtaaacaaaaattaaacaaagtctaaaaaataaaaaacaacccGCAAAAACACACATAACAATCCAAcgcattattacaaaataaagaaCAAGTTTCCCTCTCAAAGCAATTAAACACTATTCTCTTCAACTTCAGGAATTTCTATACCCGTTGGGGTAACTCCACCACACAACTGAGTCATTTCTTGTTTAATTCTTCGAACCTCCATGTTAGTTGTCTGTATTATCACTGGATCTTGTGAAGATTCTAATGCTCTTTTGAGCACTTTCAACCTCCTCGCAAGTGGTTGCAACTGAGCACATAAATGTCACAAGACACATGATGTCAAACAAAGGATAGAGAGAAATAATTCACAACAAATGAAATAGCAAAACGAACTAAAGAAGATTAATGCAGCACTGAACCTGTCTTTGGGGCCATTTATATAAACGATACTTGCGGCAAATTGCCTTAATTACAGTAACAGACATTTCTAATACATCCTTTGCAGCCTTCATAGTTATGTGGAACACGCCACTCAAATCATTCAATGTCATATTATTTATCCTATCGGACTGAGCAAACAACTCATCAGTTAAGAAACTTAAAATGAATTCAAATGAATAGACTAAAACAAAAGTACACGAGATGCAGACTTCTtaagaaataacaaaacaaaaagtataACCTGATCTTTGCGACTTCGTTTATGCCTTCTTTTCTCAGGCTCAGCCTCAggttcttcttcctccaaattTGCTATACATACAAACATAACGATTCAAAACtcagcatatatatataacgaTTGAAGAATGAAATGGTTGAAGAGAAAACACGTGACATGACAATCAAAGAGATGAAGACCAACGTGGAATCAAATCATCGTCTTCGTTATTAGTACGTTTTCCAATCCAATCTAATTTGGTGCAGAGGGCTTCATAAAACGCAGAAAAAGCTTCTTCCACAATAATGTACCCTAATTTATCCTTCTGCGCAATGTAATCTTCAAGGAAACCCTTAACTTCTGCAGGGGTTCCGTTGGTGAAACTCAGAATAATCCCTCACACGCAAAACGAAATCAAGGTTAGCAATTGcagacaaaaagtaaaagattgaaaagaaaaaacttaaacacatgtaaaaataacaatgaaaCTTTGTTAGTTTTACATAACAGCGCTCGAGAGTGACACTGATcgcatgcatgcatgcaattACTAGTCGTACCAACACAAGACTTAATTGAAATAGTTACAACTTACTCAATCATTTGATAATTGTCACATGGAGGATCACCCGGCGTAATACTCTGATTCTGAATTATTATATGGTTGATCAACCCTATCCTCCCATGTATTTCAAGTCTCTCAAAATCATTAcctgcgatatatatatatatatatatatatattaaatttaaagaaaataaaaaacgagAAACAAAATAAACCCGGTAGCAATAGAATTGCGGGCATTCATTAATTATCCATATGTAGCcacataattcaaatttttatttatttattgccaaatattaattattaagtgttaattttttttgtccgaacacatgatttttctctcatttccttCTCCCTACACCATTCAACACATCTTATGTCTCGGaggatattattaaaattaaaacttaattacGTACCATTGGTGTGAATTGTCTGTCTTAGAACTTGGCAGCAAGTGCAAAAGAATGGCCTTGGTATAGGAGGCCAATTACGAGAACCCATAATCCCACTTTCAGACTGATTCAGATTGGATGGACCCGCTTTAAGGTCATACCTGAAGGATTGATGTTCAATATCCACATCAGTGAAGGGATATGTACGCTTGTTCTTGGAAGACCCCGCTACTTGGTAGTTAGGAACTCCTCCTCCACCAATGGTAAAATTGTCATTGCAAAAATGCTGCTGGGATTGATCTTGGATCGTTGAACCCGTGGAGGAAACATGACCACCCTGCAGGGACTGCTGTTCATCATTTTGTAGGTTCGGTTCGGGTAATAAATAGACAAGTGCAGGGTCCGGTTCGATAAAAAAGTTATCGAGAAGTGGACTGACAAATGGATCTCGACACGTGTATGGAACAAACCGGGAGGAGTTGTTGTTATTGTCGTCGTCATCACCcatttaatcataaacaaaAGCCTTGTTGGTTTGGCGGGGAAAATGGAAAATGTGTGTGTGGTGTGGTGCAGTGGTGGTGGTAGCGGCCGCGCCAAAGAGACAGCGCCGCCGCTACGGGGAATGTTTCAGACACGATTCGTTCGTTGGTAACTGGAAACAAGGACACAAACTGTGAAACAGACATATGCAtgggaattatatatatatatatatatatataggggacTAAGAGGCACCAGTGCCAGTTATAACGGTTCGTAAATTTGAATCTAGAGAGACACTTCAAAACGAATACGACTCTGGTGTAACGGAAAaggaaaacattttattttattgtactcCAGGATATTATATTCtactatatttcattttttttttcgatgaaccttttttggaaaaaaaaatctaaaatctgatttttttcagattcactttttttaaatcctccttaaaaaatattttttctaaaaaatgatattttattgtttttatgaaaaggttcctcttcaaattttcattaataataagaaaaataatgattagATTTCCCAATTATAGTTTAAATctactttttttaatagaaaaacagacacctaaaaatatatatataaaaaagagagaaatgtaAATATAACAAATAGAGCAATAATCTTCCAGAAAAACAGAGCAATAACATATCTCTTGTAAATTTTCTTACAAACTTCTTACTACTTCATAAGTAAAAGTATCTAAtgctttaaaaatttaaaatacatatcATATTTATTACGCAATAGAAATAAAacgttcaaaaaataaattttaaaagagagGAGAAATGTAAATATAACAAATA is a window encoding:
- the LOC102669711 gene encoding uncharacterized protein: MGDDDDNNNNSSRFVPYTCRDPFVSPLLDNFFIEPDPALVYLLPEPNLQNDEQQSLQGGHVSSTGSTIQDQSQQHFCNDNFTIGGGGVPNYQVAGSSKNKRTYPFTDVDIEHQSFRYDLKAGPSNLNQSESGIMGSRNWPPIPRPFFCTCCQVLRQTIHTNGIILSFTNGTPAEVKGFLEDYIAQKDKLGYIIVEEAFSAFYEALCTKLDWIGKRTNNEDDDLIPPNLEEEEPEAEPEKRRHKRSRKDQSDRINNMTLNDLSGVFHITMKAAKDVLEMSVTVIKAICRKYRLYKWPQRQLQPLARRLKVLKRALESSQDPVIIQTTNMEVRRIKQEMTQLCGGVTPTGIEIPEVEENSV